A window of Campylobacter concisus contains these coding sequences:
- the tuf gene encoding elongation factor Tu, whose protein sequence is MAKEKFSRNKPHVNIGTIGHVDHGKTTLTAAISAVLSRKGLAELKDYDNIDNAPEEKERGITIATSHIEYETEKRHYAHVDCPGHADYVKNMITGAAQMDGAILVVSAADGPMPQTREHILLSRQVGVPYIVVFMNKADMVDDAELLELVEMEIRELLNEYNFPGDDTPIVSGSALKALEEAKAGQDGEWSAKIMELMDAVDSYIPTPVRATDKDLLMPIEDVFSISGRGTVVTGRIEKGVIKVGDTIEIVGIKPTQTTTVTGVEMFRKEMDQGEAGDNVGVLLRGTKKEDVERGMVLCKPKSITPHTKFEGEVYILTKEEGGRHTPFFNNYRPQFYVRTTDVTGSITLPEGTEMVMPGDNVRISVELIAPVALEEGTRFAIREGGRTVGSGVVSKILG, encoded by the coding sequence ATGGCTAAAGAAAAATTTTCACGTAACAAGCCGCACGTAAACATAGGTACTATTGGTCACGTAGATCATGGTAAAACTACATTAACAGCTGCAATATCTGCTGTTCTTTCACGCAAAGGACTTGCTGAGCTAAAAGATTATGATAATATTGATAATGCTCCAGAAGAAAAAGAGCGTGGTATTACAATTGCTACTTCACATATTGAGTACGAGACAGAGAAACGCCACTATGCCCACGTTGACTGCCCTGGTCACGCCGACTATGTAAAAAATATGATTACAGGTGCCGCACAAATGGATGGAGCTATTTTGGTTGTTTCTGCAGCTGATGGCCCAATGCCACAAACTAGAGAGCATATTTTATTATCACGCCAAGTTGGTGTTCCATATATTGTTGTTTTCATGAACAAAGCTGATATGGTTGATGATGCTGAGTTACTTGAATTGGTCGAAATGGAAATCCGCGAGTTACTTAATGAGTATAATTTCCCAGGCGATGATACACCTATTGTTTCTGGTTCAGCGCTTAAAGCTCTTGAAGAGGCAAAAGCTGGTCAAGATGGTGAATGGTCGGCAAAAATTATGGAATTAATGGATGCAGTTGATAGCTATATTCCAACTCCAGTTCGTGCGACAGATAAAGACCTTCTTATGCCGATTGAAGATGTTTTTTCGATTTCAGGTCGTGGTACAGTTGTAACTGGTAGAATCGAAAAAGGTGTTATTAAGGTTGGTGATACAATTGAAATTGTTGGTATTAAGCCAACTCAAACAACAACAGTTACTGGTGTTGAAATGTTTAGAAAAGAGATGGATCAAGGCGAAGCTGGTGATAATGTTGGCGTTCTTCTCCGTGGTACTAAGAAAGAGGATGTTGAGCGTGGTATGGTTCTTTGCAAGCCTAAATCAATTACCCCTCATACAAAATTTGAAGGCGAAGTCTATATCTTGACAAAAGAAGAAGGTGGTCGTCATACTCCTTTCTTTAATAACTATAGACCACAATTCTATGTAAGAACAACTGATGTTACTGGTTCAATTACGCTTCCAGAAGGAACAGAGATGGTTATGCCAGGTGATAATGTAAGAATTTCAGTCGAGTTGATTGCTCCAGTAGCACTTGAGGAAGGTACTCGTTTTGCTATCCGTGAAGGTGGTAGAACTGTTGGTTCAGGTGTTGTTTCAAAAATACTTGGTTAA
- the rpmG gene encoding 50S ribosomal protein L33, translated as MRIKIGLKCSESGDINYTTTKNSKTTTDKVELKKYCPRLKKHTIHKEVKLKS; from the coding sequence ATGAGAATTAAAATTGGTTTAAAATGCTCTGAAAGTGGTGATATAAATTATACAACAACTAAAAATAGTAAAACTACTACAGATAAAGTTGAGCTTAAAAAGTATTGCCCAAGATTAAAAAAACATACTATACATAAAGAAGTTAAATTAAAAAGTTAA
- the secE gene encoding preprotein translocase subunit SecE, producing MEKIINYIKLSKLEIMKVIYPTKEQIRNAFFAVFIVVAVVSLFLALVDVIMSFVLSKVI from the coding sequence ATGGAGAAAATTATAAATTATATTAAGCTTTCTAAATTGGAAATAATGAAGGTTATCTATCCTACAAAAGAACAAATTAGAAATGCTTTTTTTGCAGTTTTTATCGTAGTTGCTGTTGTATCACTTTTTTTAGCTCTTGTCGATGTTATTATGTCCTTTGTTCTATCTAAAGTTATATGA
- the nusG gene encoding transcription termination/antitermination protein NusG, producing MSHKWYAIQTYAGSEMAVKRGIENLVKDHGIEDQLKEVIVPTEDVIEIKNGKQKINERTLYPGYAFACLDLDTALWHRIQSLPKVGRFIGEAKKPTPLSEKDINTILEKVQKRAAPKPKIFFEDGESVRITEGPFANFTGIVEEYDMIHGKLRLNVSIFGRSTPVDILYSQVEKII from the coding sequence ATGTCACATAAATGGTATGCTATACAGACTTACGCTGGAAGCGAAATGGCAGTAAAAAGAGGAATTGAAAATTTAGTAAAAGATCATGGAATAGAAGATCAGCTAAAAGAAGTTATAGTTCCTACAGAAGACGTAATTGAAATAAAAAATGGCAAGCAAAAAATCAACGAAAGAACTCTTTATCCAGGTTATGCTTTTGCATGCTTAGACCTTGATACAGCTCTTTGGCACAGGATTCAATCTTTACCAAAAGTTGGACGTTTTATTGGTGAAGCTAAAAAACCTACACCATTATCTGAAAAAGATATTAATACTATTTTGGAAAAAGTTCAAAAAAGAGCTGCGCCAAAACCTAAGATATTCTTTGAGGATGGTGAGAGTGTTCGTATAACAGAAGGTCCTTTTGCTAACTTTACAGGTATTGTTGAAGAATATGACATGATACATGGAAAACTTAGGCTTAATGTTTCTATTTTTGGTAGAAGCACCCCTGTTGATATTTTGTATTCACAAGTTGAGAAGATAATTTAA
- the rplK gene encoding 50S ribosomal protein L11: MAKKVIGEIKLQIAATKANPSPPVGPALGQKGVNIMEFCKAFNERTKDMVGFNIPVVITVYADKSFTFITKQPPATDLIKKAAGITKGTDNPLKNKVGKLTKAQVLEIVEKKLVDLNTNDKEQAAKIIAGSARSMGVEVID; the protein is encoded by the coding sequence ATGGCTAAAAAAGTTATAGGTGAAATAAAATTACAAATTGCTGCAACAAAAGCAAACCCTAGTCCGCCGGTTGGTCCAGCTCTTGGACAAAAAGGTGTTAATATTATGGAATTTTGTAAAGCCTTTAATGAGAGAACAAAAGATATGGTTGGGTTTAATATTCCAGTTGTTATAACTGTTTATGCTGATAAAAGTTTTACATTTATCACAAAACAGCCTCCTGCTACAGATCTTATTAAAAAGGCTGCAGGTATAACAAAAGGAACTGATAATCCTTTAAAAAATAAAGTAGGCAAACTAACAAAAGCTCAAGTTTTAGAAATAGTTGAGAAAAAACTTGTTGATTTAAATACAAATGATAAAGAGCAAGCAGCTAAAATTATTGCTGGTTCAGCTCGATCAATGGGTGTCGAAGTAATAGACTAA
- the rplA gene encoding 50S ribosomal protein L1 encodes MGKTSKRFQELLKKVEQDKIYNLSEAIDTVKTLASAKFNETVEIALKLNVDPRHADQMVRGSVVLPAGTGKTVRVAVIAKDTKADEAKAAGADIVGADDLVEDIQKGIMNFDVLIATPNLMGLVGKVGRILGPKGLMPNPKTGTVTMDVAQAVNNAKSGQVNFRVDKQGNIHAGLGKVNFTKEQLNENISTFIKAINKHKPATAKGRYVRNASLSLTMSPSIALDTQEVMDLK; translated from the coding sequence ATGGGAAAAACTAGTAAGAGATTTCAAGAATTGCTCAAAAAAGTAGAGCAAGATAAAATTTATAACCTTAGTGAGGCTATTGATACAGTTAAAACTCTAGCTTCTGCTAAATTTAATGAAACAGTTGAGATTGCATTAAAATTAAATGTTGATCCAAGACATGCTGATCAAATGGTTCGTGGTTCAGTAGTTTTACCAGCTGGTACAGGTAAAACCGTAAGAGTTGCAGTTATTGCAAAAGATACTAAAGCTGATGAGGCAAAAGCAGCTGGTGCTGATATTGTTGGTGCAGATGATTTGGTCGAAGATATTCAAAAAGGTATAATGAATTTTGATGTTCTTATAGCTACTCCAAATTTAATGGGTCTTGTAGGTAAGGTCGGTAGAATTTTAGGACCAAAAGGATTAATGCCAAACCCAAAAACTGGCACAGTTACAATGGATGTTGCACAAGCTGTTAACAATGCAAAAAGCGGCCAAGTAAATTTCCGTGTTGATAAGCAAGGAAATATACATGCAGGTCTTGGTAAAGTTAATTTTACTAAAGAACAATTAAATGAAAATATTTCAACATTTATTAAAGCGATCAATAAACATAAGCCTGCAACAGCAAAGGGCAGATATGTTAGAAATGCTTCGTTGTCTTTGACAATGAGCCCATCTATAGCTCTTGATACTCAAGAAGTTATGGACTTAAAATAA
- the rplJ gene encoding 50S ribosomal protein L10, with amino-acid sequence MTRNEKTEVVAKLESEFKTAEAIIVCDYRGLSVKKLEVLRNSAKEQNVKVQVIKNTLANIALKNSDKVGMELKDTNIYLWSEDQLAVTKVAAKFEESNADLFKIKTAYIDGEVASVDKVKALSKMPSRDELIAMLLQVWNAPIQNFTIGLNALKEKKEQSA; translated from the coding sequence GTGACACGTAACGAAAAAACTGAAGTTGTTGCAAAATTAGAGAGTGAATTTAAAACTGCTGAAGCTATTATAGTTTGTGACTATCGTGGCCTTTCAGTAAAGAAACTTGAAGTTTTAAGAAATTCTGCTAAAGAACAAAATGTAAAAGTTCAGGTTATTAAAAATACTCTTGCAAATATTGCTCTTAAAAATTCTGATAAAGTCGGAATGGAACTCAAAGATACAAATATCTATCTTTGGAGTGAAGATCAATTAGCAGTAACTAAAGTAGCCGCAAAATTTGAAGAGTCTAATGCTGATCTTTTTAAAATAAAAACAGCTTATATTGATGGCGAAGTTGCTAGCGTTGATAAAGTTAAAGCTCTATCTAAAATGCCTAGCCGTGATGAGCTTATTGCGATGCTTTTACAAGTTTGGAATGCGCCAATTCAAAATTTTACAATTGGTTTGAATGCACTTAAAGAGAAAAAAGAACAATCAGCTTAA
- the rplL gene encoding 50S ribosomal protein L7/L12, which translates to MAITKEDVLEFISNLSVLELSELVKEFEEKFGVSAAPVMVAGGAVAAGGAAAAAEEKTEFNIVLVDSGDKKINVIKVVRALTGLGLKEAKDAVEGTPSVLKEGVSKDEAEAAKKELEEAGAKVELK; encoded by the coding sequence ATGGCAATTACTAAAGAAGATGTATTAGAGTTTATATCTAATCTTTCTGTACTTGAACTTAGTGAACTTGTAAAAGAGTTCGAAGAGAAATTTGGTGTTAGCGCAGCTCCTGTAATGGTAGCTGGTGGTGCTGTTGCAGCAGGCGGTGCAGCAGCTGCAGCAGAGGAAAAAACAGAATTTAACATTGTCCTGGTTGATTCTGGTGATAAGAAAATCAACGTTATTAAAGTTGTTAGAGCGCTTACTGGTCTTGGTCTTAAAGAAGCTAAAGACGCAGTTGAGGGAACACCATCTGTTCTTAAAGAAGGCGTTAGCAAAGATGAGGCTGAGGCAGCTAAAAAAGAGCTTGAGGAAGCTGGTGCCAAGGTTGAACTTAAATAA
- the rpoB gene encoding DNA-directed RNA polymerase subunit beta, with protein MLNSLYSGNRLRVDFSNVVKEIDVPNLLQLQKKSFDNFLNLNNNQTESGIEKVFKSIFPIHDPQNRLTLEYVGSEIGRPKYTIRECIERGLTYSVNLKMKIRLIVHEKDDKTGDKVGVKDIKEQEIFIREIPLMTDRISFIINGVERVVVNQLHRSPGVIFKQEESATVANKLIYTAQIIPDRGSWLHFEYDTKDILYVRINKRRKVPVTILFRALGYKKQDIIKLFYPIQNLIIKNNKFLTLFNPEDYLGRVEYDIKNEDGEILHQAGKRLTKKKADKLIEDGVKFVEYPVEALIGRYLANPVINTESGEILYDTLSALDENKLAKILAEHESIEIINNSAAGVDDAIINSFIADNDMLKVLKQTEGVDDENDLAAIRIYKVMRPGEPVVKEAAKSFVNDMLFNPERYDLTKVGRMKMNHKLSLDVPEYVTLLTSEDIIKTAKYLIKVKNGQGHIDDRDHLGNRRIRSIGELLASELHLGFVKMQKAIRDKFTSLSNNTEEIMPYDLINPKMITATIMEFFTGGQLSQFMDQTNPLSEVTHKRRLSALGEGGLVKERAGFEVRDVHPTHYGRICPVETPEGQNIGLINTLSTYAKVNDLGFVEAPYKKVIDGKVTDDIVYLTATQEEGNVIAPASTKLDENGHIVEDLIEVRKDGEMMLARREDVTLIDLCSGMIAGVAASLIPFLEHDDANRALMGSNMQRQAVPLLRSTAPIVGTGMESVIARDAWESVKARRSGVVEKVDNKNIFILGEDEAGPYIDHYSLEKNLRTNQNTTFSQHPTVKKGDEIVAGQIIADGPSMEKGELAIGKNALIAFMPWNGYNYEDAIVISEKMIREDAFTSVHIYEKEIEARELKDGVEEITKDIPNVKEEELMHLDESGIVKIGTEIKPGMILVGKVSPKGEVKPTPEERLLRAIFGEKAGHVVNKSLYASASMEGVVVDVKIFTKKGYEKDSRTNKAYEEEKTLLEKEHHDRLLMLDREEMLKVTALLSKNPLASDQEVNKKEYKKGSKINKADLENINRFTLNAIVKSFSKDIQKKYDELKNYFQNEKKKLKEEHDAKIEILEKDDILPSGVVKLVKVYIATKRKLKVGDKMAGRHGNKGIVSNIVREVDMPYLPSGQIVDIVLNPLGVPSRMNIGQILESHLGLVGYRLGEQINEIFETKKGEWIKELRAKMIEIAGVAKLMDAKKALGKMSDEKLLEYAKDWSNGVRFATPIFEGVKADEFAKLFEMAKIDSDGKTELYDGRTGSKIRERVNVGCMYMLKLHHLVDEKVHARSTGPYSLVTQQPVGGKALFGGQRFGEMEVWALEAYGAAHTLREMLTVKSDDVEGRLSAYKALTRGENVPETGIPETFFVLTNELKSLALDVEVYDEDETNETN; from the coding sequence ATGTTAAATAGCTTATACTCAGGAAATCGTCTTAGGGTTGACTTCTCTAATGTCGTTAAGGAGATAGACGTTCCGAACCTACTACAACTACAAAAAAAGAGCTTTGATAATTTTTTAAATCTAAATAACAATCAAACAGAAAGCGGTATAGAAAAAGTTTTCAAATCAATCTTTCCAATACATGATCCGCAAAATCGTTTGACTTTAGAATATGTTGGCTCAGAAATTGGAAGACCAAAATATACAATTAGAGAGTGTATAGAAAGAGGTCTTACATACTCTGTAAATTTAAAGATGAAAATACGTCTTATCGTTCATGAGAAAGATGATAAGACAGGTGATAAAGTTGGTGTTAAAGATATAAAAGAACAAGAAATTTTTATACGCGAAATTCCACTAATGACTGATAGAATTTCATTTATTATAAATGGTGTTGAGCGCGTTGTTGTTAATCAACTCCATAGAAGTCCAGGTGTTATTTTTAAACAAGAAGAGAGTGCGACTGTTGCAAATAAATTAATTTATACAGCTCAAATAATACCTGATCGTGGCTCTTGGCTACATTTCGAATATGACACAAAAGATATTTTATATGTTAGGATAAATAAACGTAGAAAAGTGCCAGTAACTATATTATTTAGGGCGCTTGGATATAAAAAACAAGACATTATTAAGTTGTTTTATCCAATACAAAATTTAATTATTAAAAATAACAAATTCTTAACTCTTTTTAATCCTGAAGATTATTTGGGAAGAGTTGAATATGATATAAAAAACGAAGATGGAGAAATTCTTCACCAAGCAGGCAAACGTCTAACTAAGAAAAAAGCTGATAAGTTAATTGAAGATGGCGTAAAATTTGTTGAATACCCAGTTGAAGCACTTATTGGTAGATATTTGGCAAATCCTGTAATAAATACAGAGAGTGGAGAAATTTTATATGATACACTATCTGCTCTTGACGAGAATAAACTTGCAAAAATTTTAGCTGAGCATGAAAGTATTGAGATTATAAATAACTCTGCTGCTGGTGTTGATGATGCAATTATAAATTCTTTCATAGCTGATAACGATATGCTTAAGGTTTTAAAACAAACTGAGGGTGTGGATGATGAAAATGATCTTGCGGCTATTAGAATTTATAAGGTTATGAGACCAGGAGAGCCGGTTGTAAAAGAGGCTGCAAAGAGTTTTGTAAATGATATGTTATTTAATCCTGAGAGGTACGATTTAACAAAAGTTGGTCGTATGAAAATGAATCATAAGCTCTCTCTTGATGTGCCAGAATACGTTACTTTACTAACAAGTGAAGATATCATAAAAACTGCAAAATATCTTATAAAAGTTAAAAATGGACAAGGTCACATTGATGACCGCGACCATCTTGGTAACCGCCGTATAAGGTCAATCGGTGAGCTACTTGCTAGCGAACTTCACCTCGGTTTTGTAAAGATGCAAAAGGCTATCCGCGATAAATTTACAAGCTTAAGCAATAATACTGAAGAGATTATGCCATACGACCTCATTAATCCAAAAATGATTACTGCTACGATTATGGAATTTTTTACAGGCGGTCAGCTAAGCCAGTTTATGGATCAGACAAACCCACTTAGTGAAGTTACTCACAAGCGCCGTCTATCTGCACTTGGTGAGGGTGGCTTAGTAAAAGAGCGTGCTGGATTTGAGGTGCGTGACGTTCACCCAACTCATTACGGTAGAATTTGTCCAGTTGAGACTCCAGAAGGTCAAAATATTGGTCTTATCAATACGCTTTCAACCTATGCAAAAGTGAATGATCTTGGCTTTGTTGAAGCGCCTTACAAAAAAGTTATAGATGGCAAAGTGACTGATGATATAGTTTACTTGACCGCAACTCAAGAAGAGGGCAATGTTATAGCTCCGGCATCAACCAAACTTGATGAAAATGGACACATCGTTGAGGACTTGATTGAGGTTAGAAAAGATGGTGAGATGATGCTTGCCCGTAGAGAAGATGTTACTTTGATCGACCTTTGTTCTGGTATGATAGCTGGTGTTGCAGCTTCACTTATTCCATTCCTAGAGCATGATGATGCTAACCGTGCTCTCATGGGCTCAAACATGCAACGTCAGGCAGTCCCACTACTTCGCTCAACTGCTCCTATTGTTGGAACAGGTATGGAGAGCGTTATCGCAAGAGATGCATGGGAAAGTGTAAAAGCAAGACGTAGTGGTGTGGTTGAAAAGGTTGATAATAAAAATATATTTATTTTAGGCGAAGACGAAGCTGGTCCATATATCGATCACTACTCTTTGGAGAAAAATTTAAGAACAAACCAAAATACGACTTTTTCTCAACATCCGACAGTTAAAAAAGGTGATGAGATCGTTGCTGGTCAAATAATCGCTGACGGCCCAAGCATGGAAAAAGGCGAGCTAGCTATCGGTAAAAATGCACTAATTGCATTTATGCCTTGGAATGGCTACAACTACGAGGACGCGATCGTCATTAGCGAAAAAATGATACGTGAAGATGCTTTTACAAGTGTCCATATCTATGAAAAAGAGATCGAGGCTCGTGAGTTAAAAGACGGGGTTGAGGAGATAACAAAAGATATACCAAACGTCAAAGAAGAGGAGCTTATGCACCTTGATGAGAGTGGTATTGTCAAAATTGGTACAGAGATCAAGCCTGGCATGATCCTTGTTGGTAAAGTATCTCCAAAAGGCGAGGTTAAGCCAACTCCAGAAGAAAGATTGCTACGTGCGATCTTTGGTGAAAAGGCTGGCCACGTGGTAAATAAATCGCTTTACGCTTCAGCTTCGATGGAAGGCGTGGTTGTTGATGTTAAAATTTTCACCAAAAAAGGTTATGAAAAAGATAGCAGAACAAATAAAGCTTACGAAGAGGAGAAGACTCTTTTAGAAAAAGAACATCATGATAGACTACTTATGCTAGACCGCGAAGAGATGTTAAAAGTTACAGCACTTCTTTCTAAAAATCCACTAGCAAGTGATCAAGAGGTAAATAAAAAAGAGTATAAGAAAGGCTCAAAGATCAATAAGGCTGATCTTGAAAATATAAATAGATTTACTCTAAATGCTATCGTTAAAAGCTTTTCAAAAGATATCCAAAAGAAATATGATGAGCTAAAAAATTACTTCCAAAATGAGAAGAAAAAGCTCAAAGAAGAGCACGATGCTAAGATAGAAATTTTAGAAAAAGATGACATTTTACCAAGTGGCGTTGTAAAACTTGTAAAAGTTTATATAGCTACAAAACGCAAACTAAAAGTTGGCGATAAAATGGCTGGACGTCACGGTAATAAAGGTATCGTTTCAAATATAGTTAGAGAAGTCGATATGCCGTATCTTCCAAGCGGTCAGATTGTAGACATCGTGCTAAACCCACTTGGTGTTCCAAGCCGTATGAACATCGGTCAAATTTTAGAGAGCCACCTTGGTCTTGTTGGCTATCGCTTAGGTGAGCAGATCAATGAAATTTTTGAAACTAAAAAAGGCGAGTGGATAAAAGAGCTAAGAGCTAAGATGATAGAGATAGCAGGTGTTGCTAAGCTAATGGACGCTAAAAAAGCTCTTGGTAAGATGAGCGATGAGAAGCTTCTTGAATATGCAAAAGATTGGAGTAATGGCGTAAGATTTGCAACTCCGATTTTTGAAGGCGTTAAAGCTGACGAATTTGCAAAACTATTTGAGATGGCAAAGATAGATAGCGACGGCAAAACTGAACTATATGACGGACGCACAGGCTCAAAGATAAGAGAACGTGTTAATGTTGGTTGTATGTATATGCTAAAACTTCACCACTTGGTTGATGAGAAAGTTCACGCAAGAAGTACTGGACCATATAGCCTTGTTACACAACAACCAGTCGGAGGTAAGGCGCTATTTGGTGGTCAAAGGTTTGGTGAGATGGAGGTTTGGGCACTTGAGGCTTACGGTGCTGCTCATACACTAAGAG